The following coding sequences lie in one Arachis hypogaea cultivar Tifrunner chromosome 9, arahy.Tifrunner.gnm2.J5K5, whole genome shotgun sequence genomic window:
- the LOC112712226 gene encoding serine/threonine-protein kinase ATR isoform X2 has product MAYDSSMGICLTSLYSSCPEDVVKLTAADLVSVFRRSLSRTKSQELKVALCSAYARIARVCPPHIWQPEYLISALYQLEDLFRPLIDCFQVALSTLGPHLVGGVQGNDNTLTTLASNDQSIQSMRLGLKRPIEDVHNPTIKRQKVNEEIVVSDASLEMECKYSGIVTCQRVEDYADHMNKSLLSFVQSLNAPAVSDALLSLRPMAALSALSMLCITFSIYPETNIYFRIFQQMHAWLPWIVEQAKAGNSITIDISIYLEGIHSILLSQRAAFKENNNLLQDKRYREDLCVVLKLPWTHMLPAVDNHCPWKAKCLSLQVLSKLGPNLSSSVVLEVLDMGLHDEAEKVRTEAVISMPVMLFWSTLDISSPVIEKIEYIKRDNEKVKKLVPITLGLLSCLYGCRGATSGLHTDECKLFLNVKDGKPCWSVDCLLQNFSCSKCDRIFIRNHGEQHPPIIHQANGHGANVDVSLECNLIQLQSLFFELLFDESSHDVQISCVKVIHRILAHGSADTLIQNRFQWIKCVEFLLISRSKELREAFCSQISSFADNLILSLIFPGDVDKSKEQKFLDTIQHAMTVAESPQILETLMECIAEIMSAVNVDSKMFLYCLILLVDRLDSMHVAVRMNASRLIHKACYFHLKGGLELILLKDVHICTELYDYISERLASRPVLVKEFAEAVYGIETEELVKKMIPFVLPKLVVCHQDNNQAVDTLHELAKCLNTDMVPLIVNWLPKVLAFALHQADDQKLLASVQFYHAQTGSNKQEIFAAALPALLDELICFTDGGDSDEINIRLARVPQMIKGIAIVLTGGDDLPGFLRNHFVGLLNSIDRKLLHADDFVLRRQALKRIEMLIRMMGSHLNTYVPKLMVLLMHAIGNESLQKEGLSVLHFFIRQLAEVSPSSIKHIISQVFASLLPFLERDKENPSTHLDKVVEILKELSLKNTAILKQHICEFPPLPSIPALTEVNKAIEDARGSSNLKDQLRDVVDGLNHENLNVRYMVACELCKLLNLRWKDVTALITAESGSDLDVLSLLITSLLRGCAEESRTAVGQRLKLVCADCLGALGAVDPAKVKSFSCQRFKIQCSDDDLIFELIHKHLARAFRSAPDTVIQDSAALAIQELLKFAGCEASLDENAPASTSQEKKDEDNSNSFTSKIKRSNCSNVMNNRGQKLWGRFSNYVKEIIAPCLTSRFQLPKVPESTSAGPIYRPSMSFRRWIFFWIRKLTMHATGSRASIFNACRGIVRHDMQTAIYLLPYLVLNAVCHGTQEARHSITEEILSVLDAAASENSGAPVHGYSGGQSEVCIQAVFTLLDNLGQWVDDVEQGLALSLSNSSASKQQNSKDPTSNSLTYQDQLLVQCKYVSELLSAIPKVTLASASFRCQAYARSLMYFESYVREKSGAFNPAAERSGIFQDEDVSHLMEIYSCLDEPDGLFGLSCLSKSLRLQDQLLINKKDGNWADVLTSCEQALQMEPTSVQRHSDVLNCLLNMCHLQAMVTHVDGLISRIPQYKKAWSMQGVQAAWRLGRWDLMNEYLSGADEEGLVCSSSESNASFDLDVAKILQAMMKRDHFSVAEKIALSKQSLIAPLAAAGMDSYMRAYPFVVKLHFLRELEDFHSLLGDDSFLEKSFHLGDFAFSKLVENWDNRIRFTQSSLWAREPLLALRRLVFSASSLRPQVGNCWLQYSKLCRLAGHYETANRAILEAQACGAPNVHMENAKLLWSTRRSDGAIAVLQQSLLNMPVEVLGCAALSSITSLSLVPLNPAPIVCESQSPNENRDIAKTLLLYSRWIHYTGQKQKEDVISLYTRVRELQPKWEKGYFYIAKYCDEVLGDARKRQEENIELGPRRVSSKAATVGGEMSWWSYLPDVLLFYAKGLHRGHKNLFQALPRLLTLWFDFGSMCQRSGSSNKDLKSIHGKVMSIMRGCLKDLPTYHWLTVLPQLVSRICHQNEEIVRLVKLIIISVLRQYPQQGLWIMAAVSKSTVPSRREAAAEIIQGARKGFSLGSNENSLFVQFASLIDHLIKLCFHPGQPRARTINLSTEFSALKRMMPLGIIMPIQQSLTVNLPTVEGKPGDSLMPDIFPATDLPTIAGISDEAEILSSLQRPKKIILLGSDGLERPFLCKPKDDLRKDARMMEFTAMINRLLSKYPESRRRKLYIRTFAVIPLTEDCGMVEWVPHTRGLRQILQDVYITCGKYDRQKTNGHIKRIYDQCQGKMPEDEMLKGKILPMFPPVFHKWFLTTFSEPAAWFRARVAYAHTTAVWSMVGHIVGLGDRHGENILFDSTSGDCVHVDFSCLFDKGLQLEKPELVPFRLTQNMIDGLGITGYEGIFLRVCEITLSVLRTHRETLMSVLETFIHDPLVEWTKSHKSSGVEVQNPHAQRAISNIEARLQGVVVGVGAAPSLPLAVEGQARRLIAEAVSHKNLGKMYIWWMPWF; this is encoded by the exons TATGAATAAATCTCTTCTTTCATTTGTCCAATCATTAAATGCTCCTGCTGTTAGTGATGCTTTGCTGAGTTTGAGACCGATGGCCGCTTTATCTGCACTTAGCATGCTATGCATTACCTTTTCTATTTATCCAGAAACCAATATATATTTCAGAATTTTTCAGCAGATGCATGCATGGCTTCCTTGGATAGTTGAACAG GCTAAAGCAGGAAATTCGATTACCATAGATATCTCCATCTACCTGGAAGGAATTCACAGTATATTGCTTTCCCAAA GAGCTGCTTTCAAGGAAAACAACAACTTATTGCAAGATAAGCGTTACCGTGAAGACCTTTGTGTAGTGCTTAAACTTCCTTGGACTCATATGCTACCTGCTGTTGATAACCATTGCCCATGGAAAGCAAAATGCCTTTCTCTTCAAGTATTATCCAAGCTAGGCCCAAACTTGAGCAGCAGTGTTGTTCTTGAAGTTTTAGATATGGGTCTGCATGATGAAGCTGAAAAAGTAAGAACTGAAGCTGTCATTTCTATGCCAGTGATGCTTTTCTGGTCTACTCTTGATATATCATCTCCTGTCATTGAAAAGATTGA GTACATAAAGAGAGATAATGAGAAGGTAAAGAAATTGGTTCCCATAACACTTGGTCTGTTGTCATGCCTTTATGGATGCAGAGGAGCTACCTCTGGCTTACATACAGATGAATGCAAATTATTTCTGAATGTAAAAGATGGAAAACCATGTTGGTCGGTAGATTGTTTACTGCAAAATTTCAGCTGCTCAAAATGTGACAGAATTTTTATTCGCAATCATGGTGAGCAGCATCCTCCAATTATTCACCAAGCTAATGGGCATGGAGCAAATGTAGATGTTAGTTTGGAATGTAATCTTATTCAACTTCAGTCTTTATTTTTTGAACTTCTGTTTGATGAGTCATCACATGATGTCCAAATTTCCTGCGTGAAAGTTATTCATCGCATCCTTGCACATGGATCTGCTGATACTCTGATCCAAAATAGATTTCAGTGGATAAAATGTGTAGAGTTTCTTTTAATTAGCAGGAGCAAGGAATTGAGAGAAGCATTTTGCAGTCAGATTAGTTCATTTGCAGACAATctcattttgagtttgatttttcCTGGAGATGTTGACAAAAGCAAGGAGCAGAAATTCTTGGATACAATTCAACATGCCATGACAGTAGCAGAAAGTCCTCAGATATTAGAGACTCTAATGGAATGCATAGCGGAAATAATGTCTGCTGTTAATGTAGATAGCAAAATGTTCTTGTATTGTCTAATTTTGTTGGTTGATCGGCTAGATAGCATGCATGTGGCGGTAAGAATGAATGCATCAAGGTTAATACACAAGGCTTGCTATTTCCATCTGAAAGGAGGTCTGGAGCTAATTCTTTTAAAAGATGTTCATATTTGTACCGAACTGTATGATTATATCTCTGAGAGACTTGCGAGCCGTCCGGTTTTAGTGAAGGAGTTTGCGGAAGCTGTTTATGGCATTGAGACTGAAGAACTTGTGAAGAAAATGATCCCTTTTGTTCTCCCAAAGCTTGTGGTCTGTCATCAGGACAACAATCAAGCAGTTGACACCTTACATGAGTTGGCCAAGTGTTTGAACACTGATATGGTGCCACTTATAGTTAACTGGCTGCCAAAAGTGCTTGCATTTGCTCTTCatcaagcagatgaccaaaagttACTTGCTTCTGTGCAGTTTTACCATGCACAAACTGGTTCCAACAAACAGGAAATATTTGCAGCTGCATTACCTGCACTTCTAGATGAACTTATATGCTTTACAGATGGTGGTGATTCGGATGAGATAAATATAAG ATTAGCAAGGGTGCCTCAGATGATTAAAGGCATTGCTATTGTTCTCACTGGTGGAGATGATCTTCCAGGGTTTTTGAGGAATCATTTTGTTGGCCTCCTTAATAGTATAGACAGGAAGTTGCTCCATGCTGACGATTTTGTGCTTCGGAGACAAGCATTGAAGCGTATTGAGATGCTTATTAGAATGATGGGTTCTCATCTTAATACTTATGTACCAAAATTGATGGTTCTTCTGATGCATGCAATAGGTAATGAATCACTGCAAAAGGAGGGTCTGTCTGTCTTGCACTTTTTCATAAGACAATTGGCTGAAGTATCACCATCTAGCATTAAGCATATAATTTCTCAAGTTTTTGCCTCCCTTCTTCCATTCTTGGAAAGAGACAAAGAAAATCCCTCCACACACTTGGACAAAGTGGTAGAAATTTTGAAAGAACTAAGTCTTAAGAACACGGCTATCCTAAAACAGCATATATGTGAGTTCCCCCCGTTACCCAGCATACCTGCTTTGACGGAAGTGAACAAAGCAATTGAGGATGCACGTGGGTCATCAAATTTGAAGGATCAGTTGCGAGATGTAGTGGATGGTTTAAATCACGAGAACTTAAATGTGAGGTACATGGTAGCATGTGAGCTTTGCAAGCTTTTGAACTTGAGATGGAAGGATGTTACCGCTCTAATCACTGCTGAATCTGGTTCAGACTTGGATGTCTTGAGTTTGTTGATCACATCACTGTTAAGAGGATGTGCAGAAGAGTCAAGGACTGCAGTTGGGCAGCGGTTAAAGTTGGTTTGTGCTGATTGTCTTGGAGCCCTTGGTGCTGTTGACCCTGCTAAAGTAAAAAGCTTTTCATGTCAACGTTTCAAAATTCAATGTTCTGATGATGACCTCATATTTGAACTGATCCACAAACACCTAGCTCGGGCATTTAGATCAGCTCCTGATACTGTTATTCAAGACTCTGCTGCATTGGCTATACAAGAGTTACTAAAATTTGCTGGTTGTGAAGCATCGCTGGATGAGAATGCTCCAGCTTCCACATCACAGGAAAAGAAGGATGAGGATAATAGTAACAGTTTTACATCCAAAATTAAGAGATCCAATTGTAGTAATGTGATGAACAATAGAGGCCAAAAATTATGGGGCCGGTTCTCTAATTATGTGAAAGAGATAATTGCCCCATGCTTAACATCTAGGTTTCAGCTTCCTAAAGTGCCCGAATCAACGTCTGCTGGCCCAATTTACCGCCCTTCTATGTCATTTAGAAGATGGAtattcttttggattaggaaacTGACTATGCATGCTACTGGATCTCGTGCAAGCATCTTTAATGCTTGTCGAGGTATTGTACGCCATGATATGCAAACAGCAATATATTTGCTTCCTTACTTAGTTCTTAATGCTGTCTGTCATGGAACACAGGAGGCACGGCACAGTATAACAGAAGAAATCCTTTCAGTTCTTGATGCAGCTGCATCAGAGAACAGTGGTGCTCCAGTTCATGGATACAGTGGTGGTCAAAGTGAAGTTTGTATTCAAGCTGTGTTTACTCTTCTTGATAATCTTGGACAATGGGTGGATGACGTTGAACAAGGGCTTGCACTTTCCCTTTCTAATTCATCAGCATCTAAGCAACAAAACTCAAAGGATCCAACTTCAAATTCCTTGACATATCAGGACCAACTCCTTGTACAGTGTAAATATGTTTCTGAGCTTCTCTCTGCAATTCCAAAGGTGACCCTTGCTAGTGCTTCTTTTAGGTGTCAGGCTTATGCAAGGTCCTTGATGTACTTTGAATCCTATGTGAGGGAAAAGTCAGGTGCTTTCAATCCTGCTGCTGAGAGGAGTGGCATCTTTCAGGACGAAGATGTTTCTCATCTTATGGAAATATACAGCTGTTTGGATGAACCAGATGGGTTGTTTGGCTTGTCCTGTTTAAGTAAATCTTTGAGGTTGCAAGATCAACTTCTAATAAACAAAAAAGATGGTAACTGGGCTGATGTGTTGACTTCCTGTGAACAAGCTTTGCAGATGGAGCCAACCTCAGTTCAGAGGCATTCAGATGTCCTTAACTGTTTACTGAACATGTGCCATCTTCAGGCCATGGTCACTCATGTTGATGGTTTGATTTCTAGGATTCCTCAGTACAAGAAAGCATGGTCCATGCAAGGTGTGCAGGCAGCCTGGAGGCTTGGCAGGTGGGATTTGATGAATGAGTACCTCAGTGGAGCTGACGAAGAAGGTTTAGTTTGCAGCAGCTCTGAAAGTAATGCTTCATTTGACTTGGATGTTGCAAAGATTCTTCAAGCAATGATGAAGAGGGATCACTTCTCAGTTGCAGAGAAAATTGCTTTATCCAAGCAGTCATTAATTGCCCCTTTAGCTGCTGCAGGGATGGATTCTTACATGCGGGCATACCCATTTGTTGTAAAACTTCACTTTCTACGGGAGTTGGAGGACTTCCATTCTCTTTTAGGTGATGACTCTTTCTTAGAGAAATCATTTCATTTGGGTGATTTTGCTTTCTCCAAATTGGTTGAAAACTGGGACAATCGTATCAGATTTACACAATCTTCACTATGGGCTAGAGAGCCACTACTGGCTTTGAGGAGACTGGTTTTCAGTGCAAGCAGTCTTCGTCCTCAAGTTGGTAACTGCTGGCTTCAATATTCAAAGTTATGTCGCTTGGCTGGTCACTATGAAACAGCCAACAGAGCAATTTTAGAAGCCCAGGCCTGTGGTGCTCCTAACGTCCACATGGAAAATGCAAAACTTCTTTGGAGCACCCGGCGGTCAGATGGTGCCATTGCAGTATTACAGCAATCTCTCTTGAACATGCCTGTTGAAGTGTTAGGCTGTGCTGCTTTGTCATCTATCACTAGCCTTTCCCTAGTACCACTTAACCCAGCACCTATTGTCTGTGAAAGTCAATCTCCAAATGAGAACAGAGATATTGCGAAGACTCTCCTTTTGTACTCAAGGTGGATTCATTACACTGGCCAGAAACAGAAGGAAGATGTCATAAGTCTTTATACGAGGGTGAGGGAACTGCAGCCCAAATGGGAGAAAGGATACTTCTATATTGCTAAGTATTGTGATGAAGTGCTCGGTGATGCCCGGAAACGCCAGGAGGAGAATATTGAACTTGGTCCCAGACGAGTTTCTTCAAAGGCTGCTACTGTTGGTGGTGAAATGTCTTGGTGGTCCTATCTTCCTGATGTACTGTTATTCTATGCAAAAGGACTTCACAGGGGACACAAGAATCTATTTCAGGCACTTCCAAGGTTATTAACCCTGTGGTTTGACTTTGGGAGTATGTGTCAAAGAAGTGGTTCCTCAAACAAAGATCTAAAGAGTATACATGGGAAG GTAATGAGTATTATGAGAGGATGCTTGAAGGATTTACCAACATACCATTGGTTGACGGTGCTACCTCAACTGGTTTCTAGAATTTGCCACCAGAATGAAGAAATTGTTCGACTAGTTAAACTTATCATTATCTCTGTTCTTCGCCAGTATCCACAGCAGGGCCTATGGATTATGGCTGCAGTTTCAAAATCTACTGTTCCTTCAAGGCGGGAAGCAGCAGCTGAAATCATACAAGGTGCACGTAAAGGTTTCAGCCTGGGAAGTAATGAGAACAGTTTGTTTGTTCAATTTGCGAGCCTTATTGATCATTTGATCAAGTTATGCTTTCATCCTGGTCAACCAAGGGCAAGGACAATTAATCTCTCAACTGAATTTAGTGCTCTAAAGAGGATGATGCCTCTGGGGATCATTATGCCAATTCAACAATCTCTTACCGTTAATCTGCCAACAGTTGAGGGGAAGCCTGGTGATTCACTTATGCCAGATATCTTCCCTGCCACAGATCTTCCTACCATAGCAGGAATTTCAGATGAGGCTGAAATTCTTTCATCTCTTCAGCGACCTAAGAAA ATCATTCTACTGGGCAGTGATGGCCTTGAACGTCCCTTTCTTTGCAAACCTAAGGATGATCTTCGCAAAGATGCCCGCATGATGGAGTTTACTGCAATGATTAATCGATTGCTATCCAAATATCCTGAAAGTCGACGAAGGAAGCTCTATATTCGTACTTTTGCTGTGATTCCTTTGACAGAGGACTGTGGTATGGTAGAGTGGGTGCCCCACACTCGTGGACTTCGACAAATTCTTCAAGATGTATATATAACTTGTGGGAAGTATGACAGGCAGAAAACTAATGGTCATATTAAACGAATTTATGATCAATGCCAAGGTAAAATGCCAGAGGATGAGATGCTTAAGGGAAAAATCCTTCCGATGTTCCCTCCTGTTTTCCACAAATGGTTCTTGACTACATTTTCTGAGCCTGCTGCCTGGTTCAGGGCCCGTGTTGCTTATGCTCACACTACTGCAGTTTGGTCTATGGTCGGGCATATTGTGGGGCTGGGTGACCGGCATGGTGAAAACATTCTTTTTGACTCTACCAGTGGTGATTGTGTTCATGTTGATTTCAGTTGCTTATTTGACAAAGGCCTGCAGTTGGAGAAGCCTGAGCTTGTTCCTTTTCGGTTAACCCAG AACATGATTGATGGTTTAGGTATCACTGGATATGAGGGAATCTTCTTGAGGGTTTGTGAAATTACACTTTCTGTATTGAGGACACACAGGGAGACTCTTATGAGCGTTCTTGAAACTTTCATCCATGATCCACTTGTGGAATGGACAAAATCTCACAAGTCCAGTGGAGTAGAAGTTCAGAATCCACATGCACAG AGAGCCATTAGTAATATCGAAGCAAGGTTACAAGGAGTTGTGGTTGGTGTTGGAGCTGCACCTTCGTTGCCCCTTGCTGTAGAAGGTCAAGCCCGAAGACTAATTGCTGAAGCAGTATCTCACAAGAATCTTGGAAAGATGTACATATGGTGGATGCCATGGTTTTGA